The window GAGAATGTGTGTATATACGCGAGAGTTTGTAGTGAGAGATCTGGTTGACATTTCACAGATTTCTTCCAAAAGAATTGTGCTCTGTATTGACACGTGAAAGTTCCTGTTGCTGCCTCGCTTGCACGCATCAATCCAAATTAAATGCATTCTGAAACTGATGACCTACCTCTTCCTTTCTAAGGAGTAAATCTTGAACGTAAGAGCAGAAACCTGTGACATTCAGGCAGATGTTATAACATCTGGTTCACTTGTCTCACATAATAAAAATGACAGCTAAGTTTTTGGGtttacttgttttattgttgctgGGGTCTTTATTTGCTTTGGTATCCGATGTTGATGTAGTTTTAATGTGAACAGGAATGTGGCCTTGCTGCCTCAGCTGCTCATCCACCTGACTTTGGCCTCAGGGCGCTGATGGTTGGTCTCCAGTGTTATCAATATGCTCAGGATGATTTGACCACCTTGACCCTCCAACAGCAACATCTGTTCTCAGTACAAATAACCAGCAACACTCCCATCTCCGGCCCTCTTTTCCTGCATTATTCCCATTTTGCCTATtagtctccctcctctttcctctcctGAGATGAAGAATATGTGCACAGTGGTCACGGTGGTCGTCGTTACCCGCGGTTGGAGCTTTCCAGGAAGTTCAGTGATGTACAAATCACTACGTTCTAtgttctcctcctcttttttttcttctgttttattcaGCCCACTCAGCAGTTCTCTCTTTATTGGTGGGAGAGACTTGCATGGTCTCTGTTTAGATACGAACTCTTGGACCCCTCCTGCTGCAGAGACTTGCCTGCAGCTGCATTTCGAAACTTTGAACACCTCTTACAATCCAAAGCGGCGATGCTGGATGTGTTCCCCACTGAGGATTTTGTTGTGCccgggggtgtgtgtgtgattgtgatGGTTTGAGGAGTGTTCACAGAAAGGGAATGTGAGGAAGTGTGGGATGGGGTAGGAGAGCGCAGTGTGAGGACTTGCGGTTTACCTAACCCCAGCATTAGTGGCATGACCGCAGTAACCACCTCCAGATGTTTGGGAGCACAATCTGACTgattatttacagtgaacatcGCCCTCTTCACACTGCAATGTGTACTCTTTGCTCCTTTGGCAGTGTCAAAGTTAATGCTTAATCCAAGTACAGACCCTTAATTGCTAAGGCCAAGCCCTGTTTATTGGAGGGAGGTTACATGCCTGTGAACAGATCAGACAGCACAGACCAGAGGCAGACTCACTCAGGGAATCATCTCTACCAGGCAAGCAGCAGGACGGACCAAAAGAAGCAGCTACAATGCCACTGAAGTTTGGAACGTCCAAGGCTATCGCCATCGCCTTTGGTGTTCTGACCGTCTCTTCCATCGGCGGCATGTTCACCATGATTATTCTGTTCAAGGCTCAGACCCAAAACATTACCATGACGCCACCTCCAACCCTGCCGCCCACCACCTTGGCCCCACCGCCAGACATGCGGCTGCCGAAGAGCTTGGTACCTCAGAAATACAAAATTGTACTCGCAGTTCACCTCTACACTAAAATCATAGAGGAGGGGAACGGCTCCAATCCCAACATCACCACTCCGAACCAGACCATGATCTTCACGGGAAACTCGACTGTCCACTTTCAATGTGCCCAAAAGACGATGAGCATCTTTCTCAACAGCAGGAACCTGATTGTTTCCTCGCCGGTAGTGTTGAACAAAGATGCAAAAAGGAATATTAAAGTGTCTGGATTGAAACACCACGATGATGAAAGTGACTTCCTCGAGCTCGAATTGATGGACGCCTTGGAGGCAGGAGGGAACTACTCTTTGTATTTGTCTTTCCACGGCGAAGTCTCGGATAATCTGGAAGCACTGTATCTAAGCAGATATACTGATGGTATCTTTGACTATGAAAGTGTAGGTGATCCAAATGCGGACAGGTACGTAAAAAAGCTCTGCGTATAGAATATatatcaatacatttaattatttgttgAATTTGGAGTTTCAAAGCTTTTCATTACTGCAACTTTAAAGTTTATGGTATTCTGTACAATAATCGGCAATTAGAGCTTAGAGGGTTTCTGAGAAAGTGAAAGAAATGTGGTCGTGTTTATTCCAGTTGGAAAAATAATctatattaaattaaatctatatttaaaaaaataattttttttatctgaaatCTATGAAAGTTATGTAAGTATTCTGTATTTAATGCTAATTTTAGGATTTCAAGATTCCAATTTTTTCTggagtgaaaaataaataaaaaattaaaatttaagttgggtttttttataaGAAAACTATTAAGGGAAAAATATTTGGAAAGGTTTCAAGGAAAATACCATAAAGGCTGGATGctaaatacaaactgaaaaGAGTCAAAGTTAcattaagaaaaatataaataatttctTAAATCGTTATTTCAAGAAGATGCAGCTCCAAATattaaatgattaaatacataaatgtataagccttatttttgatttttagcaTTGTTCAAAATGTAATTCCCTTTTAATACAAACTTTATCactcagccataataacagtaataattcATAATAAGCCATAATAATATTCCATCAGGTTACAGAGATGTTCAAGTTTCCACAGTGAATTAATTTCTCAACttgagtgttttttaaaaacagtgagTCTATAATCATCTGGATGGCTAAACACAGTGATAGCTCAAACACAAAGTCATTTTCTAACATAACAATGATGCATCTCAGATTTTTTCAAATCACTATTTATTTTCCACTGACGTGCAGTTCTTTGTGTCAGTTTTAATCTGACATGTAAAACAATAACCCAAACTGACCGTTCATCGTAACCTTATCCTTGATGTTGCACAAACCCATAAAAATTAATTCACAATGGAACTTTGGCATTAAAGTTACAAAAACTGCGGCCAGgacatttttgtcttttgacAAAACTGAGTTGGCTCAACTGATTTATACAGCTTAAGATGAGGCCTAATCAAAATGCAGTTAAGCTGGAACCAGTAAGTATCCAACAGAAAGGACAAACAATATCTTtcagaatgaaaaaaactgtaataataatagtaaaataATCCATTCATAATCAATGTTTGTTACAACACGTCGCTAGGGTAAAGTTGCTGGTATGACATCACTGATTGGTTACATGTGTGCTTGCACCTGCAGTGGTGTAATAAGTATTTAGTTACAAGTAAAAGTCCTGGCTTTAAAATGTGCCGTAAAAAGAAGTACACAGGCAAAATTTGCAACAGCATCAAAGTAAAAGCAATCATTCTGCAATACGCTCAcgatttttataaatataatccCAAAGATATTTTTCAATAACATCTTAATCTGAAGACCAGTAGCTTAAACTGTCAAATAAATGTAGGGGAggaaaaaagtcaaattaaactctaaaaataaaagaagctataaagcagcaaagaattttttaaaaaggagcttattgtttttctgtcttctgAGTTTTGATCCTTGGATATGCTGTCTCACATTGAACTTAAAGAGTTGTACACTtatatatttacacatttacaaCCTCTGATCACGCACTATTCTACAGTGAAGACAATAATTTAATACATGTAACAAGCCCGTTCAGGTGGGGAACTCAACTTTTCAACCGCTACACTTGTACTTCATGtatcctttcttcttttttcttttctttttctttttcttttttttttttttttttacaaaagagTACTGCTCACAACTCtctcacattttttttgtttttacacattcaTACTCATATGAATTTGTGAGAAAAAGGCACATCCAAAACCTAACCAAACCAAACCCAACATACATAAACACCTAGACATAGAACACATTGAACACCTTGGGATAGTTACACACATATCTTTTTCTCAGTTGTTGTTAACCAGCTACACTCTGTCTTTTCCATTTCTCACTcattaatgtttttaacaaGTTATTGTGCATTCTTTAAATGGTACAATATGGCTACAAGATGATTCACTTGCAATTACTGTAACAAATTAGTCAAAAAAGTGCAGCAACATCATAGTCAAAGACCAATAAAAGTTGTTAGCGATGATAAAGAATATGTTGGGACATTTTGATCCAATTAAAAGAGACCTGAACACTCTCTCGCTCTCTATTCCCTGTATGCTTAGATTCATTGCTGCCACCAATCTGCAGCCAACAGATGCCAGGAAAGTGTTTCCTTGTTTCGATGAGCCAGACATGAAGGCTGTGTTTGAACTGACCATCATCCACAGGCGAGAAACCAGAGCTCTGGGAAATGCAGCCCCTTATGGTAAAAACAAGTTCCTGTGTCAATACGCGATATAGGTCACCTGCTGAGGAGTCAAACATTAACTTTAACAATAGGAGTAAAAGATGTCCTCATTATGTATTTCCTTGTTTCCCTTCTTTCAGAAAGCAACATTATAGATGACGAATGGCAATACACTATCTTTAGAGCAACACCAAAGATGTCCACCTACTTATTCGCCTTCACAGTGGTCGACGACAGCTTCAAATCCACCACCTCTCCAATCTCCAATACTGATCGCGTGGAGATAAATGTAGGCTACATGTCCTGCAGGATGAATCTGATGCAGTgttgttggtgtttttgtttttgccagtACACTTTGAAAGTCAGCAAAACTGGGCTAGTAGCCAGTGAGgttttactatttttaccacTCAGTGCcatttatgtgttttgtttgtgcagaCGTATGCTCGTCCTGAAGCCATCGATGCAGGACACGCTGATTATGCTACCGACATCACCAGAAAGCTCCTTCGATTCTACGAAAGCCAATTTGAAATGAAATATGCAATGGAAAAAATAGGTAAACTATACCTACTTACATCTGTGAAGggtctcagtcatccaggtcactgtagtctaaggagcttggaaagaaaggtGTCTGgacttctcggatgagaggtgaaacgtcttcaagaaacatAAAGAAGTCCAGGCGCCTTTCTTCCCAAACTCCTTAGACTATACCTACTTACATTTCAGTCTTCTTCTTTTATCGGCTCACTTTTGGGGTCACCCCCACAAAACATCcccctccatctcaccctatccctagcatcctcctctatcacaccaaccctctgcatgtcctcctttattgcatcttctctgtggtcttcctcttttggaagctccatcttcagcatcctttgtcTAGTacatccactatccctcctctgcacatgtccaaaccatctgaGCCCTGgatctctaactttgtctccaaacctgAGCTGttcctctgatgtactcatttcatttctctgaCTCCAAGAGAATCACAAAAACGAACAGCTTGACATGAGAGATTTGAAAAAGACATCATAAATAGCACGCAAAACAATTCCCatgatttgtatttgtttttctttgcttctttgACTCAGCCGGAGGGTTTTCATCGGTCTTTGTTCAGTATGTTGCTTTTATTGTGGATATAAACCCCCATGAATCAAATGTGTTGAACCCACACTTTGACTTGTAATCCACATTTTATGGCTCACAAGTACTGATTTTGATTTTTAGATGCATCACTTACTGCTTAATCAAAATACTGTATTGAGTAGCTCATACATGTCTCATAGGGGATAATCTGGTTTTTAATACTGAAGGGTCTTTATGCTCTGATATGAAGCACCTTaaattgaatgttgttgtgaattggtgctatgtagacagaactgaactgaactgatttGAACAGAATTGTGTCCATTTCTTTGTGATCTCCTTAGACCAGATTGCACTGCCAGACTTATACCCTGCTGCAATGGAAAACTGGGGACTGATCACATACCAGGAAGGATTCCTGCTCTATCAGGAAGGAGTCTCCTCCCTGTTGCACAAGGAAGATATTGCCACTGTCATTGCACATGAACTGGCACACCAGGTTAGAGAGCAGTAAAACGAATAAAGCATCTGATTTCAATCCTCTGAGTCATTTTCCTGTTAAGACCACAGACAGGAGTAGCAAAACATATGGTTTTAGCAGCAAAAGTAAAGATCATTCAACATTTTCACGTAATAAGAAACACAGTTTTGGATTAAGGAAgttgtttttaagtttattACAACTTTTACAACAATATTGAATAGCAATACAACCTTTCCTGtgtaatgatttatttttattttgttggcaGTGGTTTGGAAATGTGGTGACAATGAAATGGTGGAACGACCTTTGGCTGAATGAGGGCATTGCTACCTACCTGTCTTACTTTGCTGTAGACAGTGTGGAGCCTACGTTCAATATAGTAAGTCCAGGTTTACAACATCTGTGGAGTTGTGCTAAATGCTCAGGCAAAATTGTTTAAGCTTACAGTCTCGTCCATGTTTGTTTTCTACAGAAAGAAATATCCATCATGAATGACCTCCATGATGCATTTAGAGAGGATGCTTTGGCCTCATCCCACCCTCTCAGTCCTGCATCAAAAGAGATCGAGACGACAAATGACATCCTTGGAATGTTTGATTCGATCAGCTACAGCAAGGTAGCTAGTCAAAGCTGTTAATACACAATTTGCCCCTGTGTGTTTTCTACTAACAGGAACATGTAATCTGTGTTCACTTTGTTAGGGCGCAATTGTGCTGAGAATGCTGTCAAACCATGTGGGAGAAGTTGTTTTCAACAAAGGGCTCCAAGTAAGCAAAAATGATTTTCCTGAGTGATTCAATTATTTCTGTCAGGTCCTTCCCAAGGCTTAAACGATCGtagctcaagagttggcagttggCAGTAGTTGGcagtaattggaaggttgccggttcgagccccggctccgacagtctcggtcgttgtgtccttgggcaagacatttcacctactgcctgctggtggtggtcagagggcccggtggtgccagtgtccggcagcctcacctctgtcagtgcgccccagggcagctgtggctacaatgtagcttgccatcaccagtgtgtgaatgtgtggatgactgaatgtagtgtaaagtgctttgggatccatagggactaagtaaagcgctatacaaatacaggtcatttaccatttaaacttaaaaacaaacaataaaactaaAGGGTTTCACTTGACTGCCAGTCTGCAGTTAAAACTCACTTCTGCCAAGACAATCCAAATGCAGAATCCTGGAAATGTAGATTTTCATGAGAAAATCCAACCATTTCGATGATGTCGTGGCTCATGTATCTAGAGCCACGACATCATCGAAAGAGGACACAGATGGGAAGGTAGCAATTGTACAGTTTGATACTTTAATTAGCTATTAAATCTCATCTAATCTGCATATACCTTGTTTGCTTTTGCAACCAAAGTTTTTGGCAAATGTAAGGAAAAGGAACATTTGTGAAGTCCCTTGTGTGCTACAAAACTCTGAGCGCCTCACAGGCTTTTGAGATGGATGGAAAGGAAGAGCAGATTTGGCTGGCCATAATTGGTGCCAGATATTGACACATAGGCTTACGTAGCCACAGCTTGTGGTATTACGAAATTAACTCACTAATTTTTGTCCATGGGATCAGGATTTGTCCCACTgtagctgtcatccctgttagTCTGACTTACTGAACTGGACCACTGTACAACATTTGTGCTGTTGCTGCAATTTGAAGCATTAATAATGGAAATATGACCTTGTGAATACTGTGTTAgctctgtgacagactggcgacctgtccagggtctTCAACCCCCCTGCAACTCTGATGTTGGAAGAAAATAGATGGGTGGAGTTTATGAATGCAGCTTAGCAACAAAGCTTGCAAGtgttagctgataacttagcactccaccctttgatccaaatatggtaacttctggatttaaaaaaagaaaaaaaagacacagtgGTAGCCAAAATACTAATAAGGCATCAGAATCTGCACTCCAAAACCAGTGGGTGGTGTCACGGTGGTTACATCCATCCTTTAAATACAGTCTTTGATCCAGCGGTGTATTGTTTCACTTTAGTCGTGAAAAATGATCTTTGGAAACTTTtgaaacaaccaaaaaaataataataacataaagTTGTAATTCCAAAATGGACCAGGCTTCATTTGAAAGGCAACATTTTCTAGTTTCATAAAACCTGTCTGTATATCATGTGGCTAAAATAATCCCAAACCCTCGACAGGTTGCAGGTAACCTGGTGTATTCGAAGaggttaacttttttttttaccatcaatAGACACCAGCTTCTGTCATACATCCAAATCGAACATGTTGAAAATAAAGCCCTCAGTGCTGCTCTGAACGAAAGCATTCCAACATCTGGTTCGTGTCTGCTGAAATGGGGAAGGCACGCAGTTTTTGTCCACTTGTGTTTTCCACTGCCTCATGCAAAATCAATAAGGGTGTTGTGTTTTCCCTGTCAGATATACAAGGAAGAGGCTAAACGTCTGTTCAAACCTTCAGTTTTGTAACACACCAAACTCATTgtgaatgttcatgtgtgtccggccagaagattaaaaacaaaacaaacaaaaaaacaaggaaaaactaAAACGTTTTTTACTCAGAGATTTATTACAACATCACATCTCCTTCAGGTTCAACTGCTCACAGCTGCAATTTAATCTTTTCACCCAGCTCTTATTCCAATGGCTCCACAGggaaataattgtttttttgtgcgtGATGCAACTGTGTCCACTGTTACTCAATCGttctgatttgctctgctttcATATATTTCGTAGATGTATCTCAAGGCCTTTCAATATGGAAGCGTAGAAAAGGATGACCTCTGGGAGTACATACAAATGGTAAGACGATAAATTATCCAGGCTGTTTTAACACGCCAAATTTCTGTTGCTTACTCTATGCGTGCCTTGTCATCACAATCATTCACACATTTTCATTGCCTGAGGATTCATCACAACATTGTATTTATCCCAGATTTTAAGTATTTTGGATGAATCATAGTTTTTggtctgtgttttagctcattt is drawn from Pelmatolapia mariae isolate MD_Pm_ZW linkage group LG7, Pm_UMD_F_2, whole genome shotgun sequence and contains these coding sequences:
- the anpeplb gene encoding alanyl (membrane) aminopeptidase-like b, which codes for MPLKFGTSKAIAIAFGVLTVSSIGGMFTMIILFKAQTQNITMTPPPTLPPTTLAPPPDMRLPKSLVPQKYKIVLAVHLYTKIIEEGNGSNPNITTPNQTMIFTGNSTVHFQCAQKTMSIFLNSRNLIVSSPVVLNKDAKRNIKVSGLKHHDDESDFLELELMDALEAGGNYSLYLSFHGEVSDNLEALYLSRYTDGIFDYESVGDPNADRFIAATNLQPTDARKVFPCFDEPDMKAVFELTIIHRRETRALGNAAPYESNIIDDEWQYTIFRATPKMSTYLFAFTVVDDSFKSTTSPISNTDRVEINTYARPEAIDAGHADYATDITRKLLRFYESQFEMKYAMEKIDQIALPDLYPAAMENWGLITYQEGFLLYQEGVSSLLHKEDIATVIAHELAHQWFGNVVTMKWWNDLWLNEGIATYLSYFAVDSVEPTFNIKEISIMNDLHDAFREDALASSHPLSPASKEIETTNDILGMFDSISYSKGAIVLRMLSNHVGEVVFNKGLQMYLKAFQYGSVEKDDLWEYIQMNRVAKAVRNTDDIAGFMNPWTTQSGYPVITINTTDGQVYQKQFLFNNSANSSNSWTVEIEFISNASSKFEKVYLYNNKPVNKEAFIAKNGEWFLANINCTGYYRVNYNPENWERLLAQLQKNRHNIPMLNRGQLIDDAFNLARAKLVNVTLALNSTLFLTKETEFLPWESAVRNLEYFILMFDRSEVYGPMQTYLREQVRELYNFFKTYTDDDSVPQNDHSLQYTQLLAIKLACSNGLPECVEMAKQKYAAWMESKITNSIHPNLRSEIYCQAVAAGEKEEWEFAWDMYQTSSNTSEKDQLRRALSCTKKIWLLSRYLDYTLDPEKIRLMDVASTIYYIAQNSAGQALAWNFIRANWDYVSQGDGAMLIAGVTSRFSTEFELEELMRFQNYELGGASRAVSLAIEQTQVNIQWVKENKDVVLQWFEQKTSSVRQKEY